In Fusobacterium sp., the genomic stretch ATGCTTAAAGAATTCAGAGAAGGAGTGGAATTGATGATATCTGGAGCATCAGATTTTACTGATAAACTCCTTTATTCACAAAAAGAAGATTTATTATTTACAATTTCCTTTCACCCATATACAAACTTTACATATCAGGTAACAGAGTTTTTTAAGGAACATGGTAATAAAGTAATTACAGTGACAGATAAGAAAGATTCTACATTAGGAAATATATCTGATCTTGTATTGACAACTAAGAATGGAGAAAAAGCATATACTTTTGTTCCTGGGATAGTTTTAATTAATGCACTTTTGGTAAAACTTGGAATGGAAGATAAAGAAAATGTTATGGATAGATTTGATAAGTTGAAAGAAATAACTGATAGATTTAATATATATATAGATAAATAATATATGTGCAGGAGATGAGATATGGAGACAATTAAATATTCAGATTTTGCTAAACTTGAAATGAGAGTTGGAAAAATAATCCAAGTAGAAAAAGTATCTACTGCTGATAAGCTATATAAAGTACAAATAGATATTGGAAGAGAAAATACTGTACAAACTGTAACAAGTCTTGTAGATTACTATACTCAGGAAGAACTTTTAGAAAAGATAGTTATTGTTTTGGTAAATCTTGAACCTGTAAAAATGAGGGGAGAGCTTTCTCAATGTATGCTTTTATGTGCAGAAACAGAAGATGCATCAAAGAGTATCCTTTTGACACCAGAGAAAGAAATTGAACTTGGGACTAAAATAGTTTAATTTTATACAGATATAGGAGAGATGAAAAATGAAAAGAGTAGGATTTATTGGTTGTGGAAATATGGGAGAAGCTTTTCTAAAAGGAATAATCAATTCTCTTATAGTAGAAATAAGCGATATAAATGTTTATGATTCTGTAAGAGGAGAAGAAATAGAAAATAAATATGGAGTTAAAGCTCTTGAAAATGAACTTGACTTAATTCATAATAGTGATATAATTTTTCTTGCTGTAAAACCTAATGTTTATTTTGATGTAATTGATGAAATTAAAGATAGTATTAATAGCAGCAAAATATTAGTAGCAATGGCACCAGGTATAACTATGGATGATATTCTTGAAGAAACAGAAAACAGAAATAGTAAAATAGTTAGAACTATGCCTAATCTTCCATTGATGGTACAGGAAGGATGTATAGCTTATTCATTTAATGAAAATATTGAAGATGAAGAAAAAGTTTTTTTTAAAGAACTTTTTGAAAAAATTGGAATGGCAATAGAGATTAAAGAAGAACTTTTTGATGCAGTAATAGGGGCTTCAGGATCATCACCAGCCTTTATGTTTATGTT encodes the following:
- the proC gene encoding pyrroline-5-carboxylate reductase, yielding MKRVGFIGCGNMGEAFLKGIINSLIVEISDINVYDSVRGEEIENKYGVKALENELDLIHNSDIIFLAVKPNVYFDVIDEIKDSINSSKILVAMAPGITMDDILEETENRNSKIVRTMPNLPLMVQEGCIAYSFNENIEDEEKVFFKELFEKIGMAIEIKEELFDAVIGASGSSPAFMFMFIEALADAVVLEGLPRTAAYKLIGQTLIGCGKLFLESGKPPGELKDNVCSPGGTTIVGVKSLEENGFRGAIIKAAIETINKSKEMTKKDK
- a CDS encoding tRNA-binding protein, which translates into the protein METIKYSDFAKLEMRVGKIIQVEKVSTADKLYKVQIDIGRENTVQTVTSLVDYYTQEELLEKIVIVLVNLEPVKMRGELSQCMLLCAETEDASKSILLTPEKEIELGTKIV